AAGCCGTCGAGCAGTTAATAAACGCCTTGCATGTCGCTGCAGAATAAcgtcaatgaaaaattcttctgcTGATCCCTCTCTGTCAATCGAACAAAAGAATATGAGGATAATAATGTTCATAGATTTCACAAATATATGTTGACATCTcagtatttttataattatcaattacTATTACAAGCTActtacttattttcatttttctcagaCTTCGCAGTTGGGACAGACTTCTTTCGCCTCATTACTACATTTCTGGTCTTCTCCAAAACGGAAGATGGGGCTACATCCTTAGTCGTTGTTTCAACCTGAACTTTAGGAGTTGTAGTAGTGCTGTAACTTCTACTCCTTGATACTTGCATTGTACCCAAGACAAATGACAGATCTTCTTCATTCGGAGATACAGAAGGAGTTTGCGGTGGTCCGCCAAGCTTGCCTGTTCCACCCCATGATGTGCGGGGTGATTCCACATCGTTCGGATCTTGTTTTAAGTTTACTCGTTAATTTAAGATAACAGTTGCCATTACTTAAAATCAAAGATTAATTAGATTGCGGTAAATCTTGCCTTAGACTGAAATTAATGCTCAGCACTCACCAATTGCTCTGAGGAATCGTACTAAATCCTTGGAGAGTTCCCACCTGCCCTTTTCTAAAGCAGCATCAAGTAAAAGAGTTGCATGTTGCCTGCTCACTGAGGAGGGTTCCAAATTTTGTAGGATTATCAAATAACTAGCAGCAGTATCAAGCTGTTGTCTTTGGAGACAGTCTTGAAGTAATTTCTTAGGTGGCCCTGCCACAGAGAACAGATACGGCCAAAGTgctatttcagtttttctggCGCACTGAACAACTGCACGAGCCCAGACACCAGGAAATTCACGTATAAATTCAACAACGGAGGGTAATTGAGCATCAGGAATTGGTTCCTTGCTAGTGGCCTCTTCCTCTAAAACCTCGTGTAACAGAAGTTCTAAAGAATGGGGAAAATATGGTAGAGCCGAACAGGACCGCGCAATCTCCCACGCATGGTATCCCAAATTCCGACGAATTAATTGACGTAGTATTTGATGTAAGTAGACTTGACTCtaggaaaaacaaacgaagtTTAGAGTTCAAATTTATAACAAGATAAAGTTTCAAGCAAAACGTAAATTATCCATCGAATTAACAATTACCGTTAACTCCAATACACTGAAAGGCAAAGAGAATGGAGAGTTTGTGTCCGACGTGTACAAAACAGTATCATTTTCAGCCCCAAGTAAAATTGCATCTTCAAAAAGTATAGCCATTGGATATATTCTCAAATGAAAAGGCAGCATTATTCTTTTACTCATAAATGTGTGTGCCTTCTCTTGATGATTCCTTGGAAATAGAGGAAGCCAAACTCTCATACCATGAGCTCCACAGAACAGCCACAATGCTTCAGTCAAATGAGGCTTTTCTCGTCGTGATCTCCAAGGAACCCAAACATTTTCAACACATGAAGCAAGTACTGTTGGTGCACTACAAGCGTACAACTGAAAATATACGAAGTGAAATATTCAAGCTACGCTTGGTGATTGAGCTTATGAGTGATTAAACagcaaaacaaaatcaaaaccaCAAGGTAATATCCTAGTACTAAAATAAATTACTTGAGTCTTACCACTTCAGAATTATCATTGCAGTGATCGCGCTGAACCATCAGTAACCGTCCAGAGACATTTAGTAAAAGACTTTCAGGATGCGGATGCCTACCAGCTGTTTCCGCACGAATCGTAGTTAATGTAGCGCTCACAACGCACGCTGGATGAACACACAGACCGCTAATATCTACGGTTTGTATCCTCGTAAGCTCTATACCACTTGTACCTGTAAATAGAATTAATTCAGTAacgtaaatttcattttcctaaCAAAATTAGTAGAGTTGCAGACTTGCTAACTCACCTTCATCACCTTCTAGCACCATATCGTAAATACTGATTTGTCCATTGGCACAGAAAGTGAGTAATCTTTCTTTTAATGTGTGCAGCAACAAAACTTGAGCAGgcattttgatgttttttgcaTAACTATTATCTAATCGCGTGTCTCTAGGATAAATTCTGATCTCATCTTTATCCTCGAGCAATGAGTAACTTCCAGCAATTAGATGACCTCGATACCATAGCAAGCCTCCAGTGACAATGAAATCACGTTCCTGTGTTTCGTTACCAAAAAGTTTCCACTTCCTAGGCGGTAAGGAATAATGTGCTAAGCCTGCACGACCGGCTACTGCTATACTCAGCCCTTCATCATCTATGGCAGTGTACTGGAAACCATGAGACAGGAAGTAAACATTACGCCGAAACTTTGTAAAATTAGTGAGGAGTTTCTGTTAAGATACACACCCGAATCGGCCAGTTCGAGCCACTGTATGCACTCGGTATGGGAACAACAAGCCACTGTTTACACCCTGCAAGTGCCTGATTTGAAATATCTAACGGTGATTCATTTGATGGATACAGTACACTGCTACTCGTCGATACCCCTCCGCCACCTAAATTTAAATACAAGCGATCCTCTCCTTGCAGATATAAATGCCCATGGTGACTCTGAAACACAACTGGTACTGAATATTCTCTAAAATATTCaacggaaaataaataagGACAAGAAATATGAAAGCAATTTGCAGAAAATAGACATTTATAGAATCAAAACAAGTTGACCTCTTAAATTTACTTCTATGGATGAAGTTTTACGTCATTCTACTCACCATGCATGGGTTTACGGTCAAAGGACTCTTTACAAAATCCAACTGAACAAGAAATCGTTTTCGACTCAAATTTTGGTCACCAGTTTCCTCAGACAATGTTGGCTCAGGTGTCTCTTGCAGCATCCATAATTGGTAGCCCTCTGCCGACCATTCCTGAATAGCAGTAATAAAGGCTGATGACTTTTGAATAAACAGAGCATGTGTgcgaataaattcaataaaactgTAACtgaatttgtttcaaaaaaatgaaaatcagtctATGTTACATCGATACCATAGCATGAATGTGTAGCGGATTGTCTCTCATTAAGTCTACTCTCAATCCGTAATCCCATTTCAAAGTGCAAAGTAATAGTGCGCCGAATGTACTCCATATTGCTAATCCTCCTCCTTTCCAAGCTAAAGCGATTGCACAACCATCTGGAGTCCATTTTAAGCACTTGACAGATCCTGGTGTGCCGGGATAATCTTTAGACAAAAGGCTTAGAGTGTGGGAAACCTCCAAGCCACCAGTAGTTTCATCAACGTAGTACACCACACCTTGAGAACTACAGAAAATAgattaattcaataaaattaggtACTTGCGTGATATCTTCAAGTATTGAAAGTTGATGGCATAAACTGGTGACCGGAGTATTTCATTGAGAACAGGATATACTAACTTTTGTCTACCAACGGCAATAAGCCGATATTTATGATTAACAGCAGCACAAGTCGCATCATCCAAATCTCTAGCCCATATGCCCTGTACTTGCTGTAATGTTAACCTCaagttatacatataaggAAAGAAAGTTGTATTTTCTAGAAGGTTTACAGGGCGTTTCTAGGTGTGAAATGACTTCAAAGAATTGTAAATACTCATTATTTGCAGAACTGCTAACTTACGTTGGgatcaaatttcaatgactGAGCAGTGAGAAATGCCGCTTTTCCATTACTTAGTGTGATGGCGAATCCTCCAACTAAAGGAGAATATTCAATATCCGAAACATAGACGTTATTTTCAGTAATGGGTACAGCTACTGTGGACACTTGTTGGTCGACACTAAATGGAATTCTACGCAAATCGAGAGAATAATCACGATTCACAGCCCCATCCCACTTGTAGCGAATTACATGACTCGTCTGTGTTGCTATCATTAGTTCATCCCTGATGCAGACTAATGAACTGATTCCACCATCAACCCATACCGACTTTTCCTAGAGCACAATATATGTTTTGGATTTACAGTAAATTTTTGtagttattcaacaatttaaCAGTCAGCAAGAATAAGTTACGGAAAAACAGGAGAAGATAGTAAAATTAACGCATACTTTCGTATCTAGTAACCAACATTAGCAAAGATCAAAAAGCATGCACAGTCTATCAAATTTGTTTCCCCAAAATTCAAGTTGCTttctttataatatatttctcaCAGTTATGGTTTTCCATTTTGTTTTGTACCTACCAGAGTCAGAACAATTGGTGGAATCACCTCCTTGATGAATAATTCAGCGCTGTCGCGTCTCAAACTACTAACAGGCGAGTCTTTTTGCTCATAAAGTCCTCTTCCCTCGACTCTGTACTCTGTCAATCGATAAAATAAGAGGTAGCTGTCCGAtgtctgta
This is a stretch of genomic DNA from Diprion similis isolate iyDipSimi1 chromosome 9, iyDipSimi1.1, whole genome shotgun sequence. It encodes these proteins:
- the LOC124410238 gene encoding guanine nucleotide exchange factor subunit Rich translates to MFFPIGWPRVLNTPETEKIRAVVCNRDKILFAILTDDVVAIWYCKPCVPIVFVRRPQDSIKKHGENVLVQWRPDSSMLVIGTSDSYLLFYRLTEYRVEGRGLYEQKDSPVSSLRRDSAELFIKEVIPPIVLTLEKSVWVDGGISSLVCIRDELMIATQTSHVIRYKWDGAVNRDYSLDLRRIPFSVDQQVSTVAVPITENNVYVSDIEYSPLVGGFAITLSNGKAAFLTAQSLKFDPNQVQGIWARDLDDATCAAVNHKYRLIAVGRQNSQGVVYYVDETTGGLEVSHTLSLLSKDYPGTPGSVKCLKWTPDGCAIALAWKGGGLAIWSTFGALLLCTLKWDYGLRVDLMRDNPLHIHAMEWSAEGYQLWMLQETPEPTLSEETGDQNLSRKRFLVQLDFVKSPLTVNPCMSHHGHLYLQGEDRLYLNLGGGGVSTSSSVLYPSNESPLDISNQALAGCKQWLVVPIPSAYSGSNWPIRYTAIDDEGLSIAVAGRAGLAHYSLPPRKWKLFGNETQERDFIVTGGLLWYRGHLIAGSYSLLEDKDEIRIYPRDTRLDNSYAKNIKMPAQVLLLHTLKERLLTFCANGQISIYDMVLEGDEGTSGIELTRIQTVDISGLCVHPACVVSATLTTIRAETAGRHPHPESLLLNVSGRLLMVQRDHCNDNSEVLYACSAPTVLASCVENVWVPWRSRREKPHLTEALWLFCGAHGMRVWLPLFPRNHQEKAHTFMSKRIMLPFHLRIYPMAILFEDAILLGAENDTVLYTSDTNSPFSLPFSVLELTSQVYLHQILRQLIRRNLGYHAWEIARSCSALPYFPHSLELLLHEVLEEEATSKEPIPDAQLPSVVEFIREFPGVWARAVVQCARKTEIALWPYLFSVAGPPKKLLQDCLQRQQLDTAASYLIILQNLEPSSVSRQHATLLLDAALEKGRWELSKDLVRFLRAIDPNDVESPRTSWGGTGKLGGPPQTPSVSPNEEDLSFVLGTMQVSRSRSYSTTTTPKVQVETTTKDVAPSSVLEKTRNVVMRRKKSVPTAKSEKNENKEGSAEEFFIDVILQRHARRLLTARRLADLGRFAARLNFHLVTWFARERDRAARIDDYISALKTVHEDFGFPYPVLSLPMLQKIRRASITSLRSMRSMSIENPDEDGLKPNFTVDLPDSGYTSLPGGRPPYTSLISPVASLETQFSAVEAKLAPHMLQDESSVLSDSSTVWREDVESIVGNGIGPVCWAAEPIEPTDIHVSASYGSTSRGEVQLRYLLQLFVEGGCLGWATVLATVLRDAPAMARIVRAANAPSQTLDSVINLRDGLMALTRWSNSECLGYKPFMLGIQVHLTMLNRLISTKQQQEQEQIPESPSPSPAPSSGSNPRGTVSRSRHSSISHASTTAPLEEEKSHDSSLTMEDDLRGSLNNVNIVESNNIQSGCIIS